One genomic window of Medicago truncatula cultivar Jemalong A17 chromosome 1, MtrunA17r5.0-ANR, whole genome shotgun sequence includes the following:
- the LOC120579386 gene encoding uncharacterized protein: protein MGGNVDSGSSGSKRFYDDSVGSSARPMGREAAKKKGKKKSKDETLEKVEKEWVQFKELKEQEIEQLKELTLVKQQKNKLLQEKTEAKKMKMYLKLSSEEHLDDRKKELLGKLERELFEN, encoded by the coding sequence ATGGGAGGAAATGTTGACTCAGGAAGTAGTGGATCTAAGAGATTTTACGATGACTCTGTAGGATCTAGTGCTCGTCCAATGGGTAGGGAGGcagctaaaaaaaaaggtaaaaagaaaagcaaggaCGAGACCTTGGAGAAGGTGGAAAAGGAGTGGGTTCAATTCAAAGAATTAAAGGAGCAAgagattgaacaattgaaagagtTAACCTTGGTGAAACAACAGAAAAACAAGTTGCTGCAAGAAAAGACTGAagctaagaaaatgaaaatgtatctaAAGTTAAGTTCCGAAGAGCATCTCGATGACCGAAAGAAAGAGTTGTTGGGGAAGTTGGAGCGTGAgctgtttgaaaattaa